A genome region from Candidatus Neomarinimicrobiota bacterium includes the following:
- a CDS encoding HAD family hydrolase, with product MFDRDGTLNYEQQGHHSNLAGLTPYPFAGPLLRDLDAAGYPLAVVTNQSGVARGLWPLEEVDAMHERFSREWGVAPSFFICPHAPADGCSCRKPEPGLLLRAMAAAHASAGGAMLIGDSLADLAAADQAGVEFALVLTGRGRATRAQLPSPPALVLDTVAGLRAYLG from the coding sequence ATGTTTGACCGCGACGGCACCCTCAATTACGAGCAGCAGGGCCACCACTCTAATCTGGCCGGTCTCACCCCCTATCCCTTCGCCGGGCCCCTGCTCCGGGACCTGGACGCTGCCGGCTATCCGCTGGCTGTGGTCACCAACCAAAGCGGCGTTGCCAGGGGCTTGTGGCCCCTTGAGGAAGTGGACGCCATGCACGAACGGTTTTCCCGGGAGTGGGGGGTGGCACCCAGCTTTTTCATCTGTCCCCATGCCCCTGCCGACGGCTGCAGCTGCCGCAAGCCGGAACCTGGCCTGCTGCTTAGGGCCATGGCAGCCGCGCATGCCTCGGCTGGTGGCGCCATGCTGATCGGCGACTCCCTGGCCGACCTCGCTGCCGCAGACCAAGCAGGCGTCGAGTTTGCCTTGGTGCTCACCGGCCGGGGCCGCGCCACCCGCGCACAGCTGCCCTCACCACCGGCCCTCGTCCTGGATACCGTGGCCGGCCTAAGGGCTTACCTGGGC